The proteins below are encoded in one region of Balaenoptera acutorostrata chromosome 11, mBalAcu1.1, whole genome shotgun sequence:
- the HOXC13 gene encoding homeobox protein Hox-C13, protein MTTSLLLHPRWPESLMYVYEDSAAESGSGSGGGGGGGGGGAGGAGGGCSGASPGKAPSMDGLGSSCPASHCRDLLPHPVLGRPPAPLGAPQGAVYTDIPAPEAARQCAPPPAPPTSSSATLGYGYPFGGSYYGCRLSHNVNLQQKPCAYHPGDKYPEPSGALPGDDLSSRAKEFAFYPSFASSYQAMPGYLDVSVVPGISGHPEPRHDALIPVEGYQHWALSNGWDSQVYCSKEQSQSAHLWKSPFPDVVPLQPEVNSYRRGRKKRVPYTKVQLKELEKEYAASKFITKEKRRRISATTNLSERQVTIWFQNRRVKEKKVVSKSKAPHLHST, encoded by the exons ATGACGACTTCGCTGCTCCTGCATCCTCGCTGGCCGGAGAGCCTTATGTACGTCTATGAGGACAGCGCGGCGGagagcggcagcggcagcggcggcggcggcggcgggggaggcggcggcgcgggcggcgCGGGGGGTGGCTGCAGCGGAGCGAGCCCCGGCAAAGCCCCGAGCATGGACGGGCTGGGCAGCAGCTGCCCGGCCAGCCACTGCCGCGACCTGCTTCCGCACCCCGTGCTGGGCCGCCCGCCGGCTCCCCTGGGCGCCCCTCAGGGCGCCGTCTACACGGACATTCCGGCCCCGGAGGCGGCGCGCCAATGCGCCCCGCCGCCGGCGCCCCCCACCTCGTCCAGCGCCACCCTGGGCTACGGCTACCCTTTCGGTGGCAGCTACTACGGCTGCCGCCTGTCGCACAACGTGAACCTGCAGCAAAAGCCTTGCGCCTACCACCCGGGCGATAAGTACCCCGAGCCGTCGGGCGCCCTGCCGGGTGACGACCTGTCCTCCAGGGCCAAGGAGTTCGCCTTCTATCCCAGCTTCGCCAGCTCCTACCAGGCGATGCCCGGCTACCTGGACGTGTCTGTGGTGCCTGGGATCAGCGGGCACCCGGAGCCGCGTCACGACGCGCTCATCCCCGTCGAAGGCTACCAGCACTGGGCTCTCTCCAACGGCTGGGACAGTCAGGTGTACTGCTCCAAGGAGCAGTCGCAGTCCGCCCATCTCTGGAAGTCTCCCTTTCCAG ACGTGGTCCCCCTACAGCCCGAGGTCAACAGCTACCGGCGCGGGCGCAAGAAACGCGTGCCCTACACCAAGGTGCAGCTAAAGGAGCTAGAGAAGGAGTATGCGGCCAGCAAGTTCATCACCAAAGAGAAGCGCCGGCGCATCTCGGCTACCACGAACCTCTCGGAGCGCCAGGTCACCATCTGGTTCCAGAACCGGCGAGTCAAAGAGAAGAAGGTGGTCAGCAAATCAAAAGCGCCTCATCTTCACTCTACCTGA